In one Liolophura sinensis isolate JHLJ2023 chromosome 11, CUHK_Ljap_v2, whole genome shotgun sequence genomic region, the following are encoded:
- the LOC135478013 gene encoding epidermal growth factor receptor-like: MFYSVIILPLLVILLDSEVHAIDVMQVGTVPEKECFGTSYRFGYSGTRQDHYDSLRTRYEGCTVVRGNLELTIMDDPTVTYDLNFLRSIRIVTGYVLIGLTTVDVIPLVNLQMIRGDNLFRLMQRDYALAVVVTASVNQTTGLGQLLMPALREISRGQVVFTLNPLLCFVQTILWDVIIKQHASPVVYSGMPLEQNCEECDDACVVDGEKHCWGPGADNCQQVPSLTTCPNSCRNGCYQGSNQIRCCHSQCAGGCWGPQPKRLSAVQIF, from the exons ATGTTTTACTCCGTAATCATACTCCCCCTTCTTGTGATTTTGCTGGACTCAGAAGTTCATGCCATCGATGTCATGCAAGTGGGCACAGTCCCCGAaaaag AATGTTTCGGAACATCATACCGGTTCGGATATTCCGGTACCAGGCAAGATCACTACGACTCTCTGCGCACGCGCTATGAAGGATGCACAGTGGTTCGTGGGAATCTTGAGCTGACCATTATGGACGACCCCACAGTGACCTATGACCTCAACTTCCTGAGGTCAATCCGCATCGTGACAGGCTACGTTTTGATTGGACTAACCACCGTCGACGTCATACCACTTGTGAACCTCCAGATgataaggggagacaacttgtTCAGGCTCATGCAGCGGGATTACGCACTAGCCGTTGTGGTCACGGCATCGGTCAATCAAACAACGGGTCTGGGGCAGTTATTAATGCCCGCTCTGCGAG AGATTTCCAGAGGCCAAGTGGTGTTTACTCTGAATCCCCTGCTGTGTTTCGTCCAAACTATCCTCTGGGATGTGATCATCAAACAGCACGCCTCGCCAGTTGTCTACAGCGGGATGCCTCTGGAGCAGAACT GCGAGGAATGTGACGACGCCTGCGTAGTGGATGGTGAAAAACACTGTTGGGGTCCAGGGGCAGACAACTGCCAACAAG TGCCTTCTCTGACCACGTGCCCCAATAGCTGCAGAAATGGCTGTTACCAAGGGAGCAATCAGATAAGGTGTTGTCACTCTCAGTGTGCCGGGGGTTGTTGGGGCCCCCAGCCCAAACGACTGTCAG